A stretch of Tigriopus californicus strain San Diego chromosome 11, Tcal_SD_v2.1, whole genome shotgun sequence DNA encodes these proteins:
- the LOC131890989 gene encoding Fanconi anemia group J protein-like, with protein MRLAWALEPAVRIFRTSMATTVPTVGGTGGTGCSTASSGLLSPHTYTISGVKVHFPCKAYPSQVAMMNNIIRALQRGQNALLESPTGSGKSLALLCASLAWQQAETQKAIEYNLAVECGQLPAEFIHFDVNGEETSAELECPEVQAAIELAQAESLQTGAGFIPMDQDDDFVSSPPHKRVKAEAFIPPPSLPSVEPAVMRKVKKKTVPKIYFGTRTHKQITQIIRELNKTPYKDCKMTILASRDHTCIHPAVSKMKNRNEGCQELNDKKTGSGCLYRSNVKSKLTSHSALTAYRGTRDAWDIEDVVRVGQKVRFCPYYGVRELKTKAQIVFCPYNYLVEPTIRKSMDISLKGQILILDEAHNIEDSARSAASWQVTQEEIRDAMRDLEALVRKEIPETQAHRDMALVCSQLSVWIDSFTQDLTDYTDFASASKVWTGTEIIALFNVHGIGQDKYPDLVSAFGQVQAVYSEKQDPSNDDKGEEEVPGVHANTMSLLEGFFMILNYLFMDGMRHLNDYRVALVRTQSRKSFQSKAKGAVGAWINKKKGTGMAAPTQEEHKFTYTVNFWCLNPAVTFEELKKTIHSVILTSGTLSPMASFSSELDVKFPLKLEANHVIDKRQVWIRTLSHGPTGHSLNATFRNADSFGFQDEMGRLTLKVCQTIAHGILLFLPSYSMLNKLSERWQQTGVWEQLNRKKIVIMEPRFSDEFETNIRHFYDVIESTNHGPDPSGVDGALFMAVCRGKVSEGLDFADNNARVVICVGIPFPNFKDIQVDLKKKYNDQRKLQDRDILSGSDWYEIQAFRALNQALGRCIRHRRDWGGILMVDDRYQKIQRYIGSLSKWVRAGVIHHKDCGQMLATLEAFNDDMVQMDAENKAKEQEIQAQAAATTTTTTTTHPPTKPTDTQSGSWAELEKINKIKLETQREMMRLKIESQVEIPGPAACQKVALATKLAMTMPVKLPVKPEEKYQAVKPEAIKVIPESPQGSESEDSAHSVLNDIPLNTIHCQTDVEKIAHPRGKALMRRVPAAGPAGSTQSSRSAAIQYVDSDDDDFV; from the exons ATGCGGTTGGCTTGGGCTCTTGAACCGGCTGTCCGTATTTTCCGCACCAGTATGGCCACTACCGTGCCTACCGTGGGTGGCACGGGTGGCACGGGCTGCTCGACCGCGTCTTCTGGCCTGCTGAGCCCACATACGTACACCATTAGTGGGGTTAAAGTTCATTTCCCATGCAAGGCCTACCCGTCCCAAGTGGCCATGATGAACAATATCATCCGG GCGTTGCAGCGCGGGCAAAATGCGTTACTGGAATCACCCACGGGCAGTGGCAAGAGTTTGGCACTCCTGTGCGCTTCCCTCGCCTGGCAACAAGCCGAAACGCAAAAGGCCATCGAGTATAACTTGGCCGTGGAATGCGGCCAACTCCCCGCCGAGTTCATTCATTTCGATGTCAATGGCGAAGAGACCTCGGCCGAACTGGAATGCCCTGAGGTGCAAGCCGCCATTGAATTGGCCCAAGCTGAGTCGTTACAAACGGGCGCTGGGTTTATACCCATGGACCAGGACGACGATTTCGTTTCCTCTCCGCCGCATAAGCGAGTCAAGGCTGAGGCATTTATCCCTCCACCGTCACTGCCTTCGGTGGAACCGGCGGTCATGCGGAAGGTCAAAAAGAAGACCGTGCCTAAGATTTACTTCGGCACACGAACGCACAAGCAGATTACGCAGATTATTCGCGAACTGAATAAGACGCCGTACAAAGATTGTAAGATGACTATATTGGCCAGTCGTGATCACACGTGCATCCACCCGGCGGtgtcaaaaatgaagaatCGTAACGAGGGCTGCCAAGAGTTGAACGACAAGAAAACCGGCAGCGGTTGTTTGTACCGATCCAATGTCAAGTCCAAACTGACTTCACACTCGGCATTAACGGCTTATCGCGGCACCCGCGATGCCTGGGACATTGAGGATGTGGTCCGGGTGGGTCAGAAGGTCCGCTTTTGCCCTTACTACGGGGTGCGTGAGCTCAAAACCAAGGCTCAGATTGTATTCTGTCCCTACAACTATTTGGTGGAACCCACCATTCGCAAGAGCATGGACATCAGTCTGAAGGGACAAATTCTGATCTTGGACGAAGCTCACAACATTGAGGATTCGGCTCGATCCGCCGCCAGTTGGCAAGTCACCCAGGAAGAGATCCGGGATGCGATGCGCGATTTGGAAGCATTGGTTCGTAAAGAGATCCCGGAAACGCAAGCTCATCGTGACATGGCCTTGGTGTGCTCACAACTGTCCGTGTGGATCGATTCGTTTACGCAAGATTTGACGGATTATACGGACTTTGCCTCAGCTTCCAAAGTTTGGACCGGCACGGAAATCATCGCCCTATTCAACGTTCATGGTATCGGACAGGACAAATATCCCGATTTGGTGTCGGCTTTTGGCCAAGTGCAAGCTGTATACAGTGAAAAACAGGATCCATCCAATGATGACAAAGGCGAGGAAGAGGTACCGGGGGTACACGCCAACACCATGAGCTTGCTTGAGGGCTTTTTTATGATCCTCAACTACTTGTTCATGGATGGCATGCGACACTTGAATGATTACAGAGTGGCTTTGGTTCGAACCCAGTCCCGCAAATCGTTTCAATCCAAGGCCAAAGGTGCCGTGGGTGCTTGGatcaacaagaagaaaggcACGGGCATGGCCGCACCAACGCAAGAAGAGCACAAATTCACGTACACGGTCAACTTCTGGTGTCTCAACCCGGCTGTCACGTTTgaggagctcaagaaaacCATTCATAGTGTGATACTCACTTCCGGGACTCTGTCGCCAATGGCGTCATTCAGTTCCGAATTGGACGTCAAGTTCCCTTTGAAACTGGAAGCCAATCACGTGATCGATAAGCGGCAAGTCTGGATTCGAACGCTAAGCCATGGACCCACCGGACACTCGTTGAATGCTACTTTCCGGAATGCAGATTCCTTTGGATTCCAGGATGAAATGGGTCGCCTGACGCTCAAGGTGTGCCAAACCATCGCTCATGGCATTCTTCTCTTCCTACCCTCGTATTCCATGCTGAACAAGTTAAGTGAGCGATGGCAACAAACCGGGGTATGGGAGCAATTAAATCGGAAGAAGATTGTTATCATGGAGCCCAGGTTCTCGGACGAGTTTGAAACGAACATCCGACACTTCTACGATGTCATTGAGAGCACCAATCATGGTCCCGATCCCAGTGGCGTAGATGGGGCGCTTTTTATGGCGGTGTGTCGGGGAAAAGTGAGCGAAGGCTTGGATTTCGCGGACAACAATGCCCGAGTCGTCATTTGTGTGGGGATTCCATTTCCCAATTTCAAGGACATTCAAgtggatttgaagaagaaatataACGACCAGAGGAAGCTCCAGGACAGAGATATTCTATCCGGCAGTGATTGGTACGAGATTCAGGCCTTTCGGGCGCTCAACCAGGCTTTGGGGCGGTGCATTCGGCATAGGCGGGACTGGGGGGGTATTCTCATGGTGGATGATCGTTATCAGAAGATCCAGAGGTACATTGGTAGCCTCTCCAAATGGGTACGAGCCGgagtgatccatcacaaggaTTGCGGTCAAATGCTGGCCACCCTCGAGGCCTTCAATGATGACATGGTTCAAATGGACGCAGAAAATAaggccaaagagcaagaaattcaagctcaagccgccgccaccaccaccaccaccaccaccacccatcCACCCACAAAACCCACTGACACGCAATCTGGATCTTGGGCTGAGCTCGAGAAGATCAACAAGATCAAGTTGGAAACTCAACGAGAAATGATGCGACTGAAAATCGAGTCTCAAGTCGAAATCCCGGGACCGGCAGCCTGTCAAAAAGTGGCCTTGGCCACCAAATTGGCCATGACAATGCCCGTGAAACTGCCCGTGAAGCCAGAAGAAAAATATCAGGCTGTCAAACCCGAGGCGATCAAAGTCATTCCCGAAAGTCCGCAGGGCTCGGAATCCGAAGACTCTGCCCATTCTGTACTAAATGATATCCCCTTGAATACCATCCATTGCCAGACCGACGTTGAAAAAATAGCCCATCCAAGAGGAAAGGCCTTGATGAGGCGTGTTCCCGCCGCAGGACCCGCAGGGTCGACGCAGAGCTCCAGATCCGCTGCCATTCAATACGTAGATTCGGATGACGATGATTTCGTATGA
- the LOC131890993 gene encoding ATP-dependent Clp protease proteolytic subunit-like: protein MFSVARALSVRSLVRPLSTSPSSGLWQPQDLALPSATSLADASHNPMANLVPIVVEQTGRGERSYDIYSRLLKDRIICLMGPVNDVISSLVVAQLLFLQSESSKKPVHMYINSPGGSVTAGLAIYDTMQYVRPPIATWCVGQACSMGSLLLAAGSPGMRHSLPNARIMVHQPSGGAQGQATDIQIQAEEIIKLKKQLNLIYVRHTGQTLDFIEQNMERDKFMSPVEAKTFGLVDQILEHPPKATEVPAPDSPASS from the exons atgttcagTGTAGCTCGAGCCTTGTCGGTCCGGAGTCTAGTTCGGCCTCTGTCGACCTCGCCGTCCTCGGGCTTATGGCAACCCCAAGACCTGGCCCTTCCGTCCGCCACCTCGTTGGCTGATGCGTCGCACAATCCCATGGCCAACCTCGTGCCCATTGTGGTCGAACAAACCGGACGCGGGGAACGATCCTACGATATCTATTCCAG ATTACTGAAGGACCGCATCATTTGTCTCATGGGCCCGGTCAACGACGTGATCTCGAGTCTGGTCGTGGCCCAATTGCTCTTCCTTCAGTCCGAATCCAGTAAGAAACCCGTCCACATGTACATCAACAGCCCCGGTGGGTCGGTCACGGCCGGTCTAGCCATCTACGACACCATGCAGTACGTGCGCCCGCCCATCGCCACTTGGTGCGTGGGGCAAGCTTGCTCCATGGGCAGTCTGCTCTTGGCCGCGGGTTCGCCGGGTATGCGACATTCGTTGCCCAATGCCCGCATTATGGTCCATCAGCCCTCGGGCGGGGCCCAGGGACAAGCCACGGACATCCAGATTCAGGCCGAGGAAATCATCAAGTTGAAGAAGCAGTTGAACTTGATCTATGTGCGACACACCGGACAGACGCTGGACTTCATCGAGCAGAACATGGAGCGGGACAAGTTCATGAGTCCCGTCGAGGCCAAGACGTTTGGTTTGGTGGATCAGATCCTGGAACACCCACCCAAGGCCACCGAGGTGCCGGCCCCGGATTCACCTGCCTCATCTTAG
- the LOC131890991 gene encoding gephyrin-like gives MPKVGILTVSDSVSQGQSVDRSGPILKDLVQDNADWTVMEQKCLPDENDQIQACLLAWSSPPLGLDLILTTGGTGFGPRDVTPEATEAILEKKAPGLVHRMMSQSLEVTPMAMLSRLSAGSRGQSLIINFPGSPKACRQCFRFVLPALGHAMDLLSGRIDQVRQLHGQMHGLATVSGCGHACAKPANGPPESTGVVGRPRKSPYPMIEVSQAQALVMANCAVLEVVESDFMDPMAHVLAEDIRAVDALPPFRASIKDGYAVVASDGKGKRKVIGGITAGAQEEASISPGRCMRINTGAPIPKGADAVVQVEDTLLSQASADGEEELEIEILTMPQIGQDIRPIGSDIQSGSTVLNKYAVLSAAERGLLATVGVTRVQTFRNPVVSLLSTGNELQDPSDRQPLKPGFIRDSNKSTLTALLREHRFECFDAGIAIDDPEVLEAKLKLALEHGDIVVTTGSVSMGDRDILRQVLVSKFGAQIHFARVNMKPGKPTTFATLEYLGKTKRVLGLPGNPVSATVTAQLYLLPACRQMAGYLNPVPATVRAQLSQDLPLDPRPEYHRAVIRWDRGQAVAMASTTGNQISSRLLSLHAANALLMFPMRSEERNTLKAGEEVDALIIGQLIA, from the exons ATGCCGAAAGTGGGCATTCTGACCGTGAGTGACTCGGTGAGTCAGGGCCAGTCAGTGGATAGATCCGGTCCCATCCTCAAAGACCTCGTTCAAGACAACGCTGACTGGACCGTGATGGAACAGAAGTGCCTTCCAGATGAGAATGATCAGATCCAAGCTTGTCTTTTAGCTTGGAGCTCGCCGCCTCTGGGTTTGGATCTTATCTTGACCACAGGAGGTACGGGCTTTGGTCCACGTGATGTGACCCCCGAGGCCACAGAGGCGATTCTAGAGAAGAAAGCCCCCGGTTTGGTCCACCGAATGATGTCACAATCCCTAGAGGTGACACCCATGGCCATGTTGTCCCGTCTAAGTGCGGGCTCCCGGGGTCAATCCTTGATTATCAATTTCCCTGGGAGTCCCAAGGCTTGTCGGCAATGCTTCAGATTCGTCTTGCCCGCTCTTGGGCACGCCATGGATTTGCTGTCCGGACGAATTGATCAGGTTCGACAACTCCATGGTCAAATGCATGGACTCGCCACAGTGTCAGGCTGTGGTCATGCTTGCGCTAAACCTGCCAATGGACCCCCTGAGTCTACTGGTGTGGTGGGACGACCCCGAAAGTCGCCTTATCCCATGATTGAAGTGAGTCAGGCGCAGGCTTTGGTGATGGCCAATTGCGCGGTGCTGGAGGTGGTCGAGAGTGATTTCATGGATCCCATGGCTCATGTTTTGGCTGAAGATATTCGGGCTGTGGATGCTTTGCCACCTTTCAGGGCTTCCATCAAGGACGG ATACGCCGTAGTCGCTTCGGAtgggaaaggaaaaagaaaagtcatCGGCGGAATCACGGCTGGTGCCCAAGAGGAAGCCTCCATTTCCCCCGGGAGATGCATGCGAATCAACACGGGCGCTCCTATTCCCAAGGGAGCAGATGCCGTGGTTCAAGTGGAAGACACATTACTAAGCCAAGCTTCCGCagatggagaagaagaactCGAGATTGAGATCCTTACCATGCCGCAAATAGGCCAAGACATCCGTCCCATTGGATCGGATATTCAATCCGGATCCACAGTGTTGAACAAGTACGCCGTGCTCTCGGCCGCAGAGCGTGGCTTACTAGCCACAGTGGGCGTGACCCGCGTCCAAACGTTTCGAAATCCCGTTGTTAGCCTCCTTTCTACCGGCAACGAGCTCCAAGATCCCTCTGACCGTCAGCCCTTAAAACCGGGCTTCATCCGGGATAGCAACAAATCGACCTTGACGGCACTTCTTCGAGAACACCGATTCGAGTGCTTCGATGCCGGTATTGCCATTGACGATCCGGAGGTGCTGGAAGCCAAGCTCAAATTAGCCCTAGAACACGGGGATATCGTGGTCACTACGGGGAGTGTGTCCATGGGAGATAGGGACATCTTGCGACAAGTTTTGGTATCCAAATTCGGGGCCCAGATCCATTTCGCACGGGTGAACATGAAGCCCGGCAAGCCAACTACGTTCGCCACCTTGGAGTATCTGGGAAAAACCAAGCGGGTTTTAGGATTACCCGGTAATCCGGTTTCGGCCACAGTGACCGCTCAACTTTACCTTCTACCCGCTTGCCGTCAAATGGCGGGTTATTTAAATCCGGTTCCGGCGACGGTGCGGGCTCAGTTGAGCCAGGATTTACCCTTGGATCCGAGACCCGAGTACCATCGAGCCGTGATTCGTTGGGACAGAGGTCAGGCCGTGGCCATGGCAAGCACCACGGGCAATCAGATCAGTTCAAGGCTGTTGAGCTTGCATGCGGCCAATGCGTTGTTGATGTTCCCCATGAGATCGGAGGAGCGCAACACTTTAAAGGCTGGAGAAGAGGTGGACGCCTTGATCATTGGACAACTCATAGCGTAG
- the LOC131890992 gene encoding pseudouridylate synthase TRUB2, mitochondrial-like, which yields MAMAGFTAGTAGTAAKALRARQAWHMLQGGVLCFFKPNQCPLPALQDQISRQLTQELNRIHAQDQWHAYQHPTAVTADFATDLDQLGPAPPSYQRHPLALGAGFEPSDLFLHVVNPLPHRVGGVVLSTINHAALAHQIERAQCIRTYRVEVQLGRGTRTGFADGPVQERSRNPFLRRSQVDRILATIQSNYQRDAFDFAQVRLDSQAAYELAARGPIRPQMDSHALIYHCKCVQFEDSRMELEFSCINEDEDFILGFIQDLSLKLKTNATIHRMRCIRYGFFTLDHALLVKHATLSHVLTHVADMKRLVHLNEATNQPPSHFQKPPETSHPDPDLAWL from the coding sequence ATGGCCATGGCTGGCTTCACGGCGGGCACGGCGGGCACGGCGGCTAAAGCTCTGAGAGCCCGTCAAGCCTGGCATATGCTGCAAGGGGGCGTGCTCTGCTTTTTCAAGCCCAACCAATGTCCCCTTCCAGCCTTGCAAGACCAGATCAGCCGGCAATTGACGCAAGAGCTCAATCGAATCCACGCCCAAGATCAGTGGCACGCCTACCAACACCCCACGGCCGTCACGGCCGATTTCGCCACTGACTTGGACCAACTGGGACCGGCGCCCCCGTCATATCAACGCCACCCGTTAGCCTTGGGGGCGGGCTTTGAGCCCTCGGACTTGTTTCTCCACGTGGTCAATCCTCTGCCGCATCGAGTGGGCGGGGTAGTACTCAGTACCATCAATCACGCCGCATTGGCCCATCAAATTGAACGAGCTCAGTGCATCCGTACGTATCGGGTGGAGGTCCAATTAGGGCGGGGCACGCGTACGGGTTTCGCGGATGGACCCGTCCAAGAACGGTCCCGCAATCCATTTCTCAGGCGTTCCCAGGTTGACCGCATTTTGGCCACCATTCAAAGTAACTATCAACGCGATGCCTTTGACTTCGCCCAAGTACGGCTGGACAGTCAGGCCGCTTATGAATTAGCCGCCCGTGGACCCATTCGCCCGCAAATGGATTCCCACGCCTTAATATACCACTGCAAGTGCGTTCAATTCGAGGACTCTCGCATGGAACTCGAGTTTTCGTGCATCAACGAGGACGAGGATTTCATCTTGGGATTCATCCAGGACCTGAGCTTGAAGCTCAAGACCAACGCCACCATTCATCGGATGCGGTGTATCCGTTATGGTTTCTTCACCTTAGATCACGCCCTTTTAGTCAAACACGCCACTCTGTCCCATGTCCTCACCCACGTGGCTGACATGAAGAGACTCGTCCACCTAAACGAGGCCACCAACCAGCCTCCCAGCCACTTCCAGAAACCGCCCGAGACTTCCCATCCCGACCCAGACTTGGCTTGGCTGTAA